TGGCTACAGTGTATAGTAAGGACAAAAATTTAGAGATTTTCTGGGACTTTCCTGTACGAGGTATTAAATAAACGCAAACTAAAGTACCATAATACATGCAAACCACAGTCAGGTGAGCACTGCATGTTGAGAAAACCTTCTTTCTTCCAGAGATTGTTGGGATTTTTAAGATAGTGATAATAATATAAACATAGGAGACAAGAATAATGATGAATGGAATGACAACAAATACAGTACTCAATAATGTAACTTCTAACTGAACAATGGTGGTATCGGAGCAGGAGAGTGCCAGAATTGGCTCAAGATCACAGAAGAAGTGGTCAATAATATTGGGTccacaaaattgtaattgtgataTGGTTAAAGTGTGAATAAGCACTATTGAAATACTGAAAGTCCAACACATGGTAACCATCATCCAACAAAAATGGTGACTCATCAACACTACATAATGAAGGGGCTTACAAACTGCCAAGTATCTGTCATAGCACATCACAGTCAGAAGAAGACATTCGAGGGTTTCTGAGACATCAAAGAAATAAAACTGGGCAATGCAGTCAGAAAAGGATATCACAACCTCTTTTGCTAAGAGAGTGCGAAGGATGTTTGAAAGTATATCTGTTACTAGTAAGATATCGGAGCCAGATAGCTGGCAGAGAAAAAAGTACATGGGGAAATGGAGGGATTTGCTGTAGGCCACAAGTATTATAATTAAGAGATTCCCACATATTGCTACAAAATAAATCGAAAGGAAAAGGAAAAAGATCAAAACTCTTTTATTTTCAGGCGTTTGAAATCCTAAGAGGTGGATTTCAGAAATTCTTGTAATATTTTTGTTATTCATAATCTgaagacaaaacaataaaaaactttAAAATAGCTGTGCAAATGTCATAC
This DNA window, taken from Hyperolius riggenbachi isolate aHypRig1 chromosome 3, aHypRig1.pri, whole genome shotgun sequence, encodes the following:
- the LOC137561944 gene encoding olfactory receptor 1M1-like; this translates as MNNKNITRISEIHLLGFQTPENKRVLIFFLFLSIYFVAICGNLLIIILVAYSKSLHFPMYFFLCQLSGSDILLVTDILSNILRTLLAKEVVISFSDCIAQFYFFDVSETLECLLLTVMCYDRYLAVCKPLHYVVLMSHHFCWMMVTMCWTFSISIVLIHTLTISQLQFCGPNIIDHFFCDLEPILALSCSDTTIVQLEVTLLSTVFVVIPFIIILVSYVYIIITILKIPTISGRKKVFSTCSAHLTVVCMYYGTLVCVYLIPRTGKSQKISKFLSLLYTVATPLLNPVIYSLRNEDLTKVVKKILNTFCTSLILRTDTIKHLDCT